The following coding sequences lie in one Leucobacter allii genomic window:
- a CDS encoding GGDEF domain-containing protein, which yields MRWLSNRARDQSPHSLFLIFATLLLALTVVVDLLFHTHLEHRWISWALLVFCLGCSAASFLSGRRVPRALGIVGTIVFIAAQSYYLSLAGDPQSVVASVQQLPIIAFYLGWFIAPRLAGLLIAACLLCFGIVMAMNPLLHRDGILGVPVAVHALLTLAVCYGAGLYLWRRQLRAASTDSLTGALTRSGFRERLERSLGRAGAPGSFALVAIDFDGLKALNDRDGHAAGDAALTRTVMSWSTRIRGRDVIGRLGGDEFALLLPRTSAREAAEIVARLIEQGEHAWSWGIAEPLPGDTPETILDRADRALYARKRRTRGASEVGAASDAAPTASIADPPASETAGGSARDSGPKRDAESGREGLPVLRAAAEAFLRRQSPFSLVTGTVSLVLAIVFAVDLAVGHPHFQFALVIVFMSVYALGAILPFALGSRFPRWGGFAMVLVSAAWSSFLLLNAQHLHASVNALLELPLTALYVAWFFARPVAYCYMAFTVARVSLTLVWNPDFGGGQVSGVIVIAYAILIAVFCFGGAIAVRRQVHHEELTDPLTSALNRRGLLLLSPRLRARAEREGDASAIAIIDFDDFKQLNDEGGHAAGDAALRDSAGAWAGAVGMRAPFAKNLGLVARLGGDEFAVLLRGDAEAAEAMIRRLREASPYRWSWGIAELVPGEDLDGALERADAELYRAKRRR from the coding sequence ATGCGGTGGCTGTCGAATCGGGCCCGGGATCAGAGCCCGCATTCGCTGTTCCTGATCTTCGCGACCCTGCTGCTCGCGCTCACCGTCGTGGTCGACCTCCTCTTCCACACGCACCTGGAGCACCGCTGGATCAGCTGGGCGCTTCTCGTGTTCTGCCTCGGGTGCAGCGCCGCGAGCTTCCTCAGCGGCCGCCGGGTTCCCCGTGCACTCGGGATCGTCGGCACGATCGTCTTCATCGCCGCGCAGAGCTACTACCTGAGCCTCGCCGGCGACCCCCAGTCGGTGGTCGCCTCCGTGCAGCAGCTGCCCATCATCGCCTTCTACCTCGGGTGGTTCATCGCGCCGCGCCTCGCCGGGCTGCTCATCGCCGCGTGCCTCCTCTGCTTCGGCATCGTGATGGCGATGAACCCGCTGCTGCACCGCGACGGGATCCTCGGCGTCCCGGTCGCGGTGCACGCCCTGCTCACCCTCGCCGTCTGCTACGGCGCAGGACTCTACCTCTGGCGCAGGCAACTCCGCGCCGCGAGCACGGACTCCCTCACCGGCGCCCTCACCCGGTCGGGGTTCCGCGAGCGGCTCGAGCGGTCCCTCGGCCGGGCCGGCGCTCCGGGATCCTTCGCCCTCGTCGCGATCGACTTCGACGGGCTCAAGGCGCTCAACGACCGCGATGGGCACGCGGCGGGGGATGCGGCGCTCACCCGCACCGTGATGTCCTGGAGCACGCGGATCCGTGGACGGGACGTCATCGGGCGGCTCGGGGGAGACGAGTTCGCCCTGCTCCTGCCGCGGACGAGCGCGCGGGAGGCGGCGGAGATCGTCGCGCGCCTGATCGAGCAGGGCGAGCACGCCTGGTCGTGGGGGATCGCCGAGCCCCTGCCCGGCGACACCCCGGAGACGATCCTCGACCGGGCCGACCGGGCGCTCTACGCGCGCAAGCGGCGCACCCGCGGAGCGTCCGAGGTCGGCGCGGCCTCGGACGCCGCGCCGACGGCCTCGATCGCGGATCCGCCCGCCTCGGAGACCGCCGGAGGGTCCGCGCGGGACTCCGGGCCGAAGCGGGACGCCGAATCGGGACGGGAAGGCTTGCCCGTGCTGCGCGCCGCCGCGGAGGCGTTCCTGCGCCGGCAGTCGCCGTTCTCCCTCGTCACGGGGACCGTCTCGCTCGTGCTCGCGATCGTCTTCGCCGTCGATCTGGCGGTCGGGCACCCGCACTTCCAGTTCGCTCTCGTCATCGTCTTCATGTCGGTCTATGCGCTCGGGGCGATCCTGCCCTTCGCGCTCGGCAGCCGTTTTCCCCGGTGGGGCGGCTTCGCGATGGTGCTGGTCAGCGCGGCGTGGTCGAGCTTCCTGCTGCTCAACGCCCAGCACCTCCACGCGAGTGTGAACGCGCTGCTCGAGCTGCCGCTCACGGCGCTCTACGTCGCCTGGTTCTTCGCGCGGCCCGTCGCCTACTGCTATATGGCGTTCACCGTGGCGCGCGTGTCCCTGACGCTCGTCTGGAACCCCGACTTCGGCGGTGGTCAAGTGTCCGGGGTCATCGTCATTGCCTACGCGATCCTCATCGCCGTCTTCTGCTTCGGCGGGGCGATCGCGGTGCGGCGCCAGGTGCATCACGAGGAGCTCACCGATCCGCTCACGTCCGCGCTCAACCGCCGCGGACTGCTGCTGCTGAGCCCGCGGCTGCGCGCCCGCGCGGAGCGCGAGGGCGATGCCTCGGCGATCGCGATCATCGACTTCGATGATTTCAAACAGTTGAACGACGAGGGCGGTCACGCCGCGGGCGACGCGGCGCTGCGCGACTCCGCGGGCGCGTGGGCGGGGGCGGTGGGCATGCGCGCGCCCTTCGCGAAGAACCTCGGCCTCGTCGCGAGGCTCGGCGGCGACGAGTTCGCGGTGCTGCTGCGCGGCGACGCCGAGGCCGCCGAGGCGATGATCCGGCGATTGCGCGAGGCGTCGCCGTACCGCTGGTCCTGGGGCATCGCGGAGCTCGTCCCCGGCGAGGATCTCGACGGCGCCCTGGAGCGCGCGGACGCCGAGCTCTACCGCGCGAAACGGCGGCGCTGA
- a CDS encoding TetR/AcrR family transcriptional regulator, with protein sequence MSTGQDPKPEGLRARKRRATENAIETSAVRLALDLGVEHVTVEAICEGADISRSTFFNYFAARDYAIVGRAISIPEGTEAFAVLDSSPDDLPLGIFRLLFAAIGHTHVNSEVARMRTRLITEQPEAARMTLATLLESSYHLIALVTAWLAAHPEHAKLDAPEREAVLAVSLVHGAITVQMSTWMAGEGDVNAEDDDLHRVMAEYRALLA encoded by the coding sequence ATGAGCACCGGACAGGACCCCAAACCGGAGGGACTGCGCGCGCGGAAGCGCCGCGCCACCGAGAACGCGATCGAGACCTCCGCCGTGCGTCTCGCCCTCGACCTCGGCGTGGAGCACGTCACGGTGGAGGCGATCTGCGAGGGTGCGGACATCTCCCGCAGCACCTTCTTCAACTACTTCGCGGCGCGCGACTACGCGATCGTGGGCCGCGCGATCAGCATCCCCGAGGGCACCGAGGCCTTCGCCGTGCTCGACAGCTCCCCGGACGACCTGCCGCTCGGCATCTTCCGGCTGCTGTTCGCGGCGATCGGGCACACCCACGTGAACTCGGAGGTCGCCCGCATGCGCACCCGCCTCATCACGGAGCAGCCCGAGGCCGCCCGGATGACGCTCGCGACCCTGCTCGAGTCGAGCTATCACCTGATCGCGCTCGTCACGGCATGGCTCGCGGCCCATCCGGAGCACGCGAAGCTCGACGCGCCCGAGCGGGAGGCGGTGCTCGCGGTGTCGCTCGTGCACGGGGCGATCACGGTGCAGATGAGCACGTGGATGGCCGGCGAGGGCGACGTCAACGCCGAGGACGACGATCTGCACCGGGTGATGGCGGAGTACCGCGCGTTGCTCGCCTGA
- a CDS encoding Bax inhibitor-1/YccA family protein, which yields MSNPALSNNPALNGKTLTADELRRIYDQPAAQTQRPGIDDAATGAAAVNAAAQAGFGGQQPPTAAPSEKPMTYENTISKTVLLFVVVLAFGAVGWFVPILMLPGAIIGLVLGLVNSFKKQPSVPLIVLYAVFQGLFLGGISQVFEAQWSGIVSQAVIGTLAVFAVTLLLFRSGKVRTSPKMTKIFMVAIFGYLAFSIVNVILMLTGANQDPWGLRGATLWGIPLGVVIGGLAVLLAAYSLVMDFELIQNGVKNRVPEKWAWSAAFGLMVTLIWLYVEILRILAILRGNN from the coding sequence ATGAGCAACCCGGCTCTCAGCAACAACCCCGCACTGAACGGCAAGACCCTCACCGCGGACGAGCTGCGCCGCATCTACGACCAGCCCGCTGCGCAGACGCAGCGCCCCGGCATCGACGACGCGGCCACGGGCGCCGCAGCGGTGAACGCTGCTGCGCAGGCCGGCTTCGGCGGTCAGCAGCCGCCCACGGCCGCGCCCTCCGAGAAGCCGATGACCTACGAGAACACGATCTCCAAGACCGTGCTGCTCTTCGTCGTCGTGCTCGCCTTCGGCGCGGTCGGCTGGTTCGTGCCGATCCTCATGCTCCCCGGCGCGATCATCGGCCTCGTCCTCGGCCTCGTCAACTCCTTCAAGAAGCAGCCGAGCGTGCCGCTCATCGTGCTGTACGCCGTCTTCCAGGGGCTCTTCCTCGGCGGCATCTCGCAGGTCTTCGAGGCGCAGTGGTCCGGCATCGTCTCCCAGGCCGTCATCGGCACCCTCGCGGTGTTCGCGGTCACGCTGCTCCTCTTCCGGAGCGGCAAGGTGCGCACGAGCCCGAAGATGACGAAGATCTTCATGGTCGCGATCTTCGGCTACCTCGCCTTCTCGATCGTCAACGTGATCCTCATGCTCACCGGCGCGAACCAGGATCCCTGGGGCCTGCGCGGTGCGACGCTCTGGGGCATCCCGCTCGGCGTCGTCATCGGCGGGCTCGCCGTGCTGCTCGCCGCCTACTCGCTCGTCATGGACTTCGAGCTGATCCAGAACGGCGTCAAGAACCGCGTGCCCGAGAAGTGGGCCTGGTCGGCCGCCTTCGGTCTCATGGTGACGCTCATCTGGCTGTACGTCGAGATCCTCCGCATCCTCGCGATCCTCCGCGGCAATAACTGA
- a CDS encoding glycerophosphodiester phosphodiesterase family protein, producing the protein MQHTAPGPLVIGHRGAPGYRPEHTASAYRLACELGADAVEPDIVATRDGVLVVRHENEISGTTDVASRPEFRGRRTVKTVDGTRVHGWFVEDFTWSELSTLRCRERLAKVRPDNRAYDGAEPILRLRDVLAIVDAESARLGRGIGVVVEIKHARFLLGQGIDIGALLLAELAATGWDARPDRLVIECFELGVLDRMRAAGAGAEIVFLAERSGAPADEPLAGAPSRGYAWYRSDAGLALLADRVDGISVAKGDLIRVNALGRATGTTDLAARAHDHGLRVYTWTLRPENRYLNLRYQSSLRGAEWGDWQDEFALILRAGVDGIFVDHPDLGVAIRRAETR; encoded by the coding sequence ATGCAGCACACGGCTCCCGGACCGCTGGTCATCGGCCACCGGGGCGCCCCCGGGTACCGCCCGGAGCACACGGCATCCGCGTACCGGCTCGCCTGCGAGCTCGGCGCCGACGCCGTCGAGCCCGACATCGTCGCGACGCGCGACGGCGTGCTCGTCGTGCGGCACGAGAACGAGATCTCCGGCACCACGGACGTGGCGAGCCGCCCGGAGTTCCGCGGTCGGCGCACCGTGAAGACGGTCGACGGCACACGGGTCCACGGCTGGTTCGTGGAGGACTTCACGTGGTCCGAGCTGTCCACGCTGCGCTGCCGAGAGCGGCTGGCGAAGGTCCGCCCCGACAACCGGGCCTACGACGGCGCCGAGCCGATCCTGCGGCTGCGCGATGTGCTCGCCATCGTCGACGCCGAGAGCGCGCGCCTCGGCCGGGGCATCGGCGTGGTCGTCGAGATCAAGCACGCGCGCTTCCTCCTCGGACAGGGGATCGACATCGGCGCGCTGCTGCTCGCGGAGCTCGCGGCGACCGGGTGGGACGCCCGGCCCGATCGGCTCGTGATCGAGTGCTTCGAGCTCGGGGTGCTGGATCGGATGCGCGCGGCGGGAGCGGGCGCCGAGATCGTGTTCCTCGCCGAGCGCTCCGGCGCGCCGGCCGACGAACCGCTCGCGGGGGCGCCGTCGCGCGGGTACGCCTGGTACCGGAGCGACGCCGGTCTCGCACTGCTCGCGGACCGGGTCGACGGGATCAGCGTCGCGAAGGGCGATCTCATCCGCGTGAACGCGCTCGGCCGCGCGACCGGCACGACGGATCTCGCCGCCCGCGCGCACGATCACGGCCTGCGCGTGTACACGTGGACGCTCCGCCCGGAGAATCGCTACCTCAACCTCCGCTACCAGTCCTCCCTGCGCGGCGCCGAATGGGGGGACTGGCAGGACGAGTTCGCGCTGATCCTCCGGGCCGGGGTCGACGGGATCTTCGTCGACCACCCGGATCTCGGCGTCGCCATTCGCCGGGCGGAGACGCGCTGA
- the guaA gene encoding glutamine-hydrolyzing GMP synthase has translation MAHSNAATQAEQSDTGHRPVLVVDFGAQYAQLIARRVREAGVYSELVPHTITAAEVEDRQPLGIVLSGGPSSVYEPGAPQFDDAIFELGIPTLGICYGFQVMARALGGEVGHTGDREYGATDAEVLGGGGAILGGQPAAQNVWMSHGDAVQQAPAGFEVLARTAVTPVAAFGSAERRLYGVQWHPEVKHSDHGQRVLENFLHHVAGIPADWNAGNVIAEQVERIRAQVGSARVISALSGGVDSAVSTALVHAAVGDQLTAVFVDHGLLRKGEREQVEQDYVASTGVHLITVDAEDVFLGHLAGVTDPEQKRKIIGREFIRAFERVQRELVDEARAEGGEVKFLVQGTLYPDVVESGGGAGTANIKSHHNVGGLPEDLDFELIEPLRALFKDEVRAIGRELGIPEAIVGRQPFPGPGLGIRIVGEVTRDRLETLREADAIARAELTAAGLDQEIWQCPVVLLADVRSVGVQGDGRTYGHPIVLRPVSSEDAMTADWTRVPYDVLARISNRITNQVPEVNRVVLDVTSKPPGTIEWE, from the coding sequence ATGGCCCACTCGAACGCTGCGACACAGGCAGAACAGTCGGATACCGGGCACCGCCCGGTCCTCGTGGTCGATTTCGGCGCGCAGTACGCGCAGCTGATCGCCCGCAGGGTGCGCGAGGCCGGGGTGTACTCCGAGCTCGTGCCGCACACCATCACCGCGGCCGAGGTCGAGGACAGGCAGCCGCTCGGCATCGTGCTCTCCGGCGGTCCGTCGTCCGTCTACGAGCCGGGCGCCCCGCAGTTCGACGACGCGATCTTCGAGCTCGGGATCCCGACCCTCGGCATCTGCTACGGCTTCCAGGTGATGGCCCGGGCCCTCGGCGGGGAAGTCGGCCATACGGGCGACCGGGAGTACGGCGCCACCGATGCCGAGGTCCTCGGCGGCGGCGGGGCGATCCTCGGCGGACAGCCTGCGGCACAGAACGTGTGGATGAGCCACGGCGACGCGGTGCAGCAGGCGCCCGCCGGCTTCGAGGTGCTCGCGCGCACCGCCGTCACCCCGGTGGCGGCGTTCGGTAGCGCCGAGCGCCGGCTCTACGGCGTGCAGTGGCACCCCGAGGTGAAGCACTCCGACCACGGCCAGCGGGTCCTCGAGAACTTCCTGCACCACGTCGCGGGGATCCCTGCGGACTGGAACGCCGGCAACGTGATCGCCGAGCAGGTCGAGCGGATCCGCGCGCAGGTCGGGAGCGCCCGCGTCATCTCGGCGCTCTCCGGCGGCGTCGACTCCGCCGTGTCGACCGCCCTCGTGCACGCGGCCGTCGGCGATCAGCTGACCGCCGTCTTCGTGGACCACGGGCTGCTCCGCAAGGGAGAGCGCGAGCAGGTCGAGCAGGACTACGTCGCCTCGACCGGCGTGCACCTCATCACGGTTGACGCCGAGGACGTGTTCCTCGGGCACCTCGCCGGCGTCACCGATCCGGAGCAGAAGCGCAAGATCATCGGACGCGAGTTCATCCGCGCCTTCGAGCGCGTGCAGCGCGAGCTCGTCGACGAGGCCCGGGCCGAGGGCGGCGAGGTGAAGTTCCTCGTGCAGGGCACCCTGTACCCCGACGTCGTCGAGTCCGGCGGGGGAGCGGGCACTGCGAACATCAAGTCGCACCACAACGTCGGAGGGCTCCCCGAGGATCTCGACTTCGAGCTGATCGAGCCGCTGCGGGCGCTCTTCAAGGACGAGGTCCGCGCGATCGGCCGCGAGCTCGGGATCCCCGAGGCGATCGTCGGGCGCCAGCCGTTCCCCGGCCCCGGGCTCGGCATCCGCATCGTCGGCGAGGTGACGCGCGATCGGCTGGAGACGCTCCGCGAGGCGGACGCGATCGCCCGCGCCGAGCTGACGGCCGCCGGTCTCGACCAGGAGATCTGGCAGTGCCCCGTCGTGCTGCTCGCGGATGTGCGCTCCGTGGGGGTGCAGGGCGACGGCCGCACCTACGGCCACCCCATCGTGCTGCGACCGGTCTCCTCGGAGGACGCGATGACCGCGGACTGGACCCGGGTGCCCTACGACGTGCTCGCCCGCATCTCGAACCGGATCACGAACCAGGTGCCCGAGGTCAACCGCGTCGTGCTCGACGTGACGTCGAAGCCGCCGGGGACCATCGAGTGGGAGTAG
- a CDS encoding ATP-dependent helicase — MSDFELLDPSGVPIGGAQSAGGTDALLDGLNPAQERAVIARGPALLIVAGAGSGKTRVLTHRIAHLIREREAWPSQILAITFTNKAAAEMRERIDGLLGEASQGMWVSTFHSACVRILRREAERFGYVSGFTIYDSADSRALLKRIIKELDADTYGFTPANAGAKISRLKNELADAGAYAATMNASDPRDRLFVEIFTMYEQELRRANAFDFDDLIGQTVHLFRAHPDVAAVYQRRFRHILVDEYQDTNHAQYSLIRELTKPVEPEEVAGLMPPARERELDASGRIPPASLTVVGDSDQSIYAFRGADIRNIVEFERDFRGAEVVKLEQNYRSTQNILSAANAVIGNNFDRQDKNLWTSEGDGEQIVGFTGYSQHDEARFVAEEIEDLHRAGIAYGDVAVFYRTNSQTRALEELLIRSAIPYRVLGGTKFYERAEVKDAMAYLTSIANPYDPIAWSRLLGAPKRGIGPMAEAHLANFQEAQGVSFHEAMARADEVGPLGPKLRTTVRELAALLLRAARMAAGGGASDVAGEEAAPAPVGDVLKLILDETEMIEKLRAKRDPQDDARAENLEELLAVAREFDVKQPGAGLLAFLTEVSLVAAADDLDDSSGTVSLMTMHTAKGLEFKAVFITGVEEGLLPHQMSVDEVGGISEERRLMYVGITRARERLYLTLASTRATFGDVSVAMPSRFLQEIPEGLIAWRQSPGEVTGRGGTASRALNAPRGSGYGSGARGTSRDSAVSFGSGAAGRGSGAAAVSEPASGNMQSALDKWRERKRQAKAAQAAGGGFPNLIGGSARDNGDLELGTGDRIRHDEYGEGRVTGVSGAGSKRIAHVVFDAVGERKLLVKLAPIEKIEAGAAD; from the coding sequence ATGAGCGACTTCGAACTTCTCGACCCCTCCGGCGTCCCGATCGGCGGCGCGCAGTCCGCCGGCGGGACGGACGCCCTCCTCGACGGCCTGAATCCGGCGCAGGAGCGCGCCGTGATCGCGCGCGGCCCCGCGCTGCTGATCGTCGCGGGCGCCGGCTCGGGCAAGACCCGTGTGCTCACGCACCGCATCGCCCACCTGATCCGGGAGCGCGAGGCGTGGCCGAGCCAGATCCTCGCCATCACCTTCACGAACAAGGCGGCGGCCGAGATGCGCGAGCGCATCGACGGGCTGCTCGGGGAGGCCTCCCAGGGCATGTGGGTGTCGACCTTCCACTCCGCCTGCGTGCGCATCCTGCGGCGGGAGGCCGAGCGCTTCGGGTACGTCTCGGGCTTCACGATCTACGACTCCGCCGACTCGCGCGCGCTCCTCAAGCGGATCATCAAGGAGCTCGACGCCGACACCTACGGCTTCACGCCCGCGAACGCCGGCGCGAAGATCTCGCGGCTGAAGAACGAGCTCGCCGACGCCGGCGCCTACGCGGCGACCATGAACGCGAGCGACCCCCGAGACCGGCTCTTCGTCGAGATCTTCACGATGTACGAGCAGGAGCTGCGGCGCGCCAACGCCTTCGACTTCGACGACCTCATCGGTCAGACGGTGCATCTCTTCCGCGCGCATCCCGACGTGGCCGCCGTCTACCAGCGGCGCTTCCGCCACATCCTCGTCGACGAGTACCAGGACACCAACCACGCGCAGTACTCCCTCATCCGCGAGCTCACCAAGCCGGTGGAGCCCGAGGAGGTGGCCGGGCTGATGCCGCCCGCCAGGGAGCGCGAGCTCGACGCCTCCGGGCGGATTCCGCCGGCGAGCCTCACCGTGGTGGGCGACTCCGACCAGTCGATCTACGCCTTCCGCGGCGCCGACATCCGCAACATCGTCGAGTTCGAGCGGGACTTCCGCGGCGCCGAGGTCGTGAAGCTCGAGCAGAACTACCGTTCGACCCAGAACATCCTGAGCGCCGCGAACGCCGTGATCGGCAACAACTTCGATCGGCAGGATAAGAACCTCTGGACCTCGGAGGGCGACGGCGAGCAGATCGTCGGCTTCACCGGGTACTCGCAGCACGACGAGGCCCGCTTCGTGGCCGAGGAGATCGAGGACCTGCATCGGGCCGGCATCGCCTACGGCGACGTGGCCGTGTTCTACCGCACGAACTCGCAGACGCGCGCGCTCGAGGAGCTGCTCATCCGCTCCGCGATCCCGTACCGCGTGCTCGGGGGCACGAAGTTCTACGAGCGGGCCGAGGTGAAGGACGCGATGGCGTACCTCACGAGCATCGCGAATCCCTACGATCCGATCGCCTGGTCCCGCCTTCTCGGCGCACCCAAGCGCGGGATCGGGCCGATGGCCGAGGCGCATCTCGCGAACTTCCAGGAGGCGCAGGGAGTCTCCTTCCACGAGGCGATGGCGCGCGCCGACGAGGTCGGCCCGCTCGGGCCGAAGCTGCGCACGACCGTGCGGGAGCTCGCGGCGCTGCTGCTGCGCGCCGCGCGGATGGCTGCGGGCGGGGGCGCGAGCGATGTCGCGGGCGAGGAGGCCGCCCCGGCGCCCGTGGGCGACGTGCTGAAGCTGATCCTCGATGAGACGGAGATGATCGAGAAGCTCCGCGCGAAGCGCGACCCGCAGGACGACGCGCGCGCCGAGAACCTCGAGGAGCTCCTCGCGGTGGCCCGCGAGTTCGACGTCAAGCAGCCGGGGGCCGGACTCCTCGCCTTCCTCACCGAGGTGAGCCTCGTCGCCGCGGCGGACGACCTCGACGACTCCAGCGGTACGGTCTCGCTGATGACGATGCACACGGCGAAGGGACTCGAATTCAAGGCCGTGTTCATCACCGGCGTCGAGGAGGGACTGCTGCCGCACCAGATGTCGGTCGACGAGGTCGGGGGCATCAGCGAGGAGCGCCGGCTCATGTACGTGGGTATCACCCGGGCCAGGGAACGGCTGTACCTCACGCTCGCCTCCACCCGCGCCACCTTCGGGGACGTCTCGGTGGCGATGCCCTCGCGCTTCCTGCAGGAGATCCCCGAGGGGCTCATCGCCTGGCGCCAGTCGCCCGGCGAGGTCACGGGGCGCGGCGGCACGGCCTCGCGCGCGCTCAACGCGCCACGGGGCTCGGGCTACGGATCCGGCGCGCGCGGCACGTCCCGGGACTCGGCCGTGTCGTTCGGATCCGGCGCGGCCGGCAGGGGATCGGGCGCGGCCGCGGTCTCCGAGCCCGCGAGCGGGAACATGCAGTCGGCGCTCGACAAGTGGCGCGAGCGCAAGCGGCAGGCCAAGGCGGCGCAGGCCGCCGGTGGCGGTTTCCCGAACCTCATCGGCGGCAGCGCGCGCGACAACGGGGACCTGGAGCTCGGGACCGGCGACCGGATCCGCCACGACGAGTACGGCGAGGGCCGCGTGACGGGCGTCAGCGGGGCCGGGTCGAAGCGGATCGCGCACGTGGTGTTCGACGCCGTCGGGGAGCGGAAGCTGCTCGTGAAACTCGCCCCGATCGAGAAGATCGAGGCCGGCGCAGCCGACTAG
- a CDS encoding asparaginase domain-containing protein has product MTDSPRPSVLVFATGGTIGMHATDAGLAPDPAFPDVLDALVAGICVPLAVDWRINHLQPPIDSANADAETAPKIARAVRARARTQRPRGIVILHGTDTLAYTAARLAFELGDLGIPVVVTGSQLPHGAPGTDAGANLSLAVRAAVRAASTAPVSIAFGGAILPAVRAEKHHTSALGAFRAEVELAPAPAGVPPRLPESVASLAPARVLAFRFTPGVVAEDLRGAVLGRPAGLVLECYGSGNGPMARPGMLGALREVCDAIPVVAVSQCAQGGVDLGRYAVGRELAAAGVIDGSDLTVEAALAKLGFLLDAGYRGAELRALVERNLVGECLGA; this is encoded by the coding sequence GTGACCGACTCCCCTCGCCCCTCCGTGCTCGTGTTCGCGACTGGCGGCACCATCGGCATGCACGCGACCGACGCGGGGCTCGCCCCCGATCCCGCGTTCCCCGACGTGCTCGACGCGCTCGTCGCCGGCATCTGCGTCCCGCTCGCGGTCGACTGGCGCATCAACCACCTGCAGCCGCCGATCGACAGCGCCAACGCCGACGCCGAGACGGCGCCGAAGATCGCGCGGGCCGTCCGCGCCCGCGCTCGCACGCAGCGCCCGCGCGGCATCGTGATCCTGCACGGCACCGACACGCTCGCCTACACCGCGGCGAGGCTCGCCTTCGAACTCGGGGACCTCGGCATCCCCGTCGTCGTCACCGGCAGTCAGCTCCCCCACGGCGCGCCGGGTACCGACGCCGGCGCGAACCTGTCGCTCGCGGTCCGCGCGGCCGTGCGGGCCGCCAGCACCGCCCCCGTCTCGATCGCCTTCGGCGGCGCGATCCTGCCCGCCGTGCGCGCCGAGAAGCACCACACGAGCGCGCTCGGCGCGTTCCGGGCGGAGGTCGAACTCGCCCCCGCCCCCGCGGGCGTCCCGCCCCGGCTCCCCGAGAGCGTCGCCTCGCTCGCCCCGGCGCGGGTGCTCGCCTTCCGCTTCACCCCCGGCGTCGTCGCCGAGGACCTGCGCGGGGCGGTCCTCGGCCGCCCCGCGGGGCTCGTCCTCGAGTGCTACGGCTCGGGCAACGGGCCGATGGCGCGGCCCGGCATGCTCGGCGCACTGCGCGAGGTCTGCGACGCGATCCCCGTGGTCGCGGTGTCGCAGTGCGCGCAGGGCGGCGTCGACCTCGGGCGCTATGCGGTCGGTCGCGAGCTGGCCGCGGCCGGGGTCATCGACGGCTCGGACCTCACCGTCGAGGCCGCGCTCGCGAAGCTCGGCTTCCTGCTCGACGCCGGCTACCGCGGCGCCGAACTGCGCGCGCTCGTCGAACGCAATCTCGTCGGGGAGTGCCTCGGCGCCTGA